The Candidatus Nanohalovita haloferacivicina genome has a window encoding:
- a CDS encoding DUF4382 domain-containing protein, giving the protein MERIYAIALLAAVIAVSGCTSTTSSDTGQFELLISDQQAAIDDFDYLNVEFSHANIFAVNNSSVNVQQVSLNNTSAVDLTQVRNLTAESLVNTTLPAGNYSKIELYSERINASVDGENVDVKIPPGKLMITKPFEVRPNETTSFVFDIQVVLRGNQQNNQGYILRPVTSESGVAGRDVEVERKRTRDRNRSMNQTEQPPTPNNSSQGQGQ; this is encoded by the coding sequence ATGGAAAGAATTTATGCAATTGCATTGCTTGCAGCTGTTATAGCTGTTTCAGGCTGTACTTCCACTACGTCAAGCGATACAGGCCAGTTTGAGCTACTTATCTCAGATCAACAGGCCGCTATCGATGACTTTGACTATCTTAACGTCGAGTTCTCTCACGCGAATATCTTTGCTGTAAACAACAGTAGCGTAAACGTGCAACAGGTTTCACTGAACAACACTTCTGCAGTCGATCTGACTCAGGTCAGAAATCTTACCGCAGAGTCACTTGTCAACACAACGCTGCCAGCAGGAAACTACAGCAAGATCGAACTTTACTCTGAGAGAATCAATGCCTCTGTCGACGGCGAAAACGTGGATGTAAAGATACCGCCAGGAAAACTGATGATCACAAAGCCTTTCGAAGTAAGGCCTAACGAGACAACAAGCTTCGTATTCGACATCCAGGTAGTTCTCAGAGGAAACCAGCAGAACAACCAGGGATACATCCTCAGACCCGTAACCTCCGAATCAGGAGTCGCAGGCCGGGACGTAGAAGTCGAGAGGAAGAGAACAAGAGACAGAAACCGGAGCATGAACCAGACAGAGCAGCCGCCAACACCAAACAATTCTTCACAGGGACAGGGCCAGTAA
- a CDS encoding metallophosphoesterase family protein — protein MKFAVISDIHLLEENREEALRLLDRTIDEIERRGPELVIVLGDLIGGAVTTGIEAPEEDEGLEELKEIRDRFDSLEAEKLYLAGNHEQDVGPEQFSDLFSQENFGIREVGGEKFVFLDSSAPELSGSRGQVSRDQLKFLDETLESLDEAFLVIHHPVHFRDLSHSYFWDVYPERAFCGNKKEINNVLQKHDNVKAVFNAHIHDLDLTEYKGRPHFTNPPFISEDRKEGFNQYFTMVDVSDAGLELEVFVEGEVERSFSI, from the coding sequence ATGAAGTTCGCAGTTATCTCGGATATACATCTTCTTGAGGAGAATAGGGAGGAGGCGCTACGTCTTCTTGACCGGACAATTGATGAAATTGAAAGAAGAGGGCCAGAACTGGTTATAGTGCTGGGAGATTTAATTGGAGGAGCAGTTACTACAGGTATCGAAGCACCTGAGGAAGATGAAGGCCTTGAAGAACTGAAAGAGATTAGAGATAGGTTTGATAGTCTTGAGGCCGAAAAGCTTTATCTTGCTGGCAATCACGAACAGGATGTTGGGCCTGAACAGTTTTCGGACCTGTTTTCACAGGAAAACTTCGGTATTAGAGAGGTTGGTGGCGAGAAATTTGTGTTTCTTGATTCCTCTGCTCCCGAGCTTTCAGGATCTCGCGGCCAGGTTTCTAGAGATCAACTGAAGTTCCTGGATGAAACTCTTGAGAGTCTTGATGAGGCCTTTCTGGTAATACATCATCCTGTTCACTTTCGAGATCTGTCTCACAGTTATTTCTGGGATGTGTATCCTGAGAGAGCTTTCTGCGGCAACAAAAAGGAGATTAACAATGTTTTGCAGAAGCATGACAATGTTAAAGCGGTCTTCAATGCTCATATCCATGATCTTGATTTAACAGAGTACAAAGGTAGGCCCCACTTTACCAATCCGCCCTTCATTTCTGAGGATAGAAAGGAGGGCTTCAATCAGTACTTTACAATGGTTGACGTATCTGATGCAGGCCTTGAGTTAGAGGTATTCGTGGAAGGAGAGGTTGAGAGAAGTTTTTCAATTTGA
- a CDS encoding preprotein translocase subunit Sec61beta has translation MANNQQQGGQLPSGQGGLVQYFDADSGIEIDPKMIIAFGLLVSVFEIGLHMGIIGI, from the coding sequence ATGGCCAATAACCAGCAGCAAGGAGGCCAATTACCTTCCGGTCAGGGAGGATTGGTACAGTACTTTGACGCAGACTCAGGGATAGAGATAGATCCTAAAATGATTATCGCGTTCGGGCTACTGGTATCAGTATTCGAAATAGGCCTTCACATGGGAATAATTGGTATTTAA
- a CDS encoding arginase family protein: MTKVNSPEDSDIVIQKIPCDMGIHRNPRKGTLNGPEKIMEGLDLKERFLVDEVFPEEFDLEETHRRIEKNTEELLQYDRPLISVGGDHSVSFPVIKALKEENPDLKLVWLDAHLDLKEKVDGHVSHDVVVRELLDHGFSEDEIVFLGITEVDYDEEEFLESHDFAIYRPDEVDDFLEQELDGDYYLSVDIDVLRPEIAPGTGYRDGEMELEEVLEVIERLGPVHADLVEVAPPFDENGRTIEAARNILEKLADSAVKR; the protein is encoded by the coding sequence ATGACAAAAGTAAACTCCCCAGAAGACTCAGACATAGTCATACAGAAAATTCCGTGCGACATGGGAATACATAGAAACCCACGGAAAGGAACTTTGAACGGGCCGGAAAAGATTATGGAGGGCCTTGACCTGAAAGAAAGATTTCTTGTCGATGAAGTTTTCCCAGAGGAGTTTGACCTCGAGGAGACACACAGAAGAATAGAGAAAAATACCGAGGAACTTCTTCAGTACGATAGGCCTTTGATATCTGTTGGCGGCGATCATTCCGTCAGTTTTCCTGTGATTAAGGCCTTGAAGGAGGAGAATCCTGATCTCAAGCTGGTCTGGCTTGATGCTCATCTTGATCTTAAGGAGAAGGTTGACGGCCATGTATCTCACGATGTCGTGGTGCGCGAACTTCTTGACCACGGTTTTTCAGAGGATGAAATAGTTTTCCTGGGTATTACAGAAGTTGACTACGACGAGGAGGAGTTTCTGGAATCTCATGACTTTGCTATTTACAGGCCTGATGAAGTAGATGATTTTCTTGAGCAGGAACTTGATGGAGATTACTATCTGAGTGTTGATATCGATGTTCTGAGGCCTGAGATTGCTCCTGGAACCGGGTACCGGGATGGAGAGATGGAGCTGGAAGAGGTTCTTGAAGTTATCGAAAGGTTGGGGCCTGTGCACGCTGATCTTGTTGAGGTTGCTCCTCCTTTCGATGAGAATGGCAGGACTATTGAGGCCGCCAGGAATATTCTTGAGAAGCTGGCGGATTCGGCTGTGAAGCGGTAA
- the argS gene encoding arginine--tRNA ligase translates to MNQVKELLAQKLSEKLDVEVSDEDIERPEPEHGDFAYPVMKAASQLGENPRKLAEELSEQLEEVDIVESVEVAGPGYLNFFLDRSVYGEEVVEGLESENFGVVQNDGSVLVEFSSPNIAKPMNVGHLRNNALGDSLRRILSFSGYDVTAENYIGDLGTQFGKVIYGHKNIDSNKNFEEEPIEYMLDIYVKFHELAEEDEEVEEEARAWAKKIEDGDDEAVRLWKKFREATLEYHKDEYDRLDIKFDRITGESKVFEEARELVESWVEEGKVERDDDGSIFYEFDDEEMPGVVLLKADGSTLYITRDLYNLKKRNEEGFDYNLYIVASEQELHFKQLFQVAEDMGIETEGSEHISYGMLQLPEGSMSTRKGLIIEQSEIFDKAVEMAEEKAEEEINRNLENAEAIGIGAVKYSNLSVSRKKDMEFNWDTALSFKGDSGPYLQYSNVRAKSILRKASSSGELGDDFDDAEYRLLKKLSEFPEKVEAAAEHREPAKIAHYLSELCEEFNGFYHECPVLDSGRESHRLKLVELFVDVTDKGLDLLGIQALEEM, encoded by the coding sequence ATGAACCAAGTTAAAGAGTTGCTGGCGCAGAAGCTTTCGGAAAAACTTGATGTAGAAGTATCTGATGAAGACATTGAGAGGCCGGAGCCAGAGCACGGAGACTTTGCCTACCCGGTTATGAAGGCTGCGTCACAGCTCGGAGAAAACCCTCGTAAACTTGCAGAAGAACTTTCAGAACAGCTTGAAGAAGTAGACATAGTTGAATCAGTAGAAGTTGCAGGCCCAGGATACCTGAACTTCTTCCTTGACCGATCTGTTTACGGTGAAGAAGTTGTAGAAGGCCTTGAATCTGAGAACTTTGGTGTTGTACAGAATGATGGCAGCGTTCTTGTGGAGTTTTCTTCACCCAATATTGCGAAGCCTATGAACGTGGGCCATCTACGTAACAACGCGCTAGGCGATTCTCTGCGGAGAATTCTTTCCTTCTCAGGTTACGATGTTACAGCCGAGAACTACATCGGCGACCTGGGAACACAGTTCGGAAAGGTTATCTACGGCCACAAAAACATTGATTCCAACAAGAATTTTGAGGAAGAGCCGATTGAGTACATGCTTGATATCTACGTCAAGTTCCACGAACTGGCTGAAGAAGACGAAGAAGTTGAGGAAGAGGCCCGTGCATGGGCGAAAAAGATCGAGGACGGAGACGATGAGGCCGTCCGACTCTGGAAAAAGTTCCGGGAGGCCACACTCGAGTACCACAAGGACGAGTATGATCGACTTGATATCAAGTTTGACAGGATTACCGGAGAATCCAAAGTGTTTGAGGAGGCCCGTGAGCTTGTTGAGAGCTGGGTTGAAGAAGGAAAAGTTGAGAGAGATGACGATGGCTCAATCTTCTACGAGTTCGACGATGAGGAGATGCCCGGAGTTGTACTGTTGAAGGCTGATGGCTCCACACTGTATATTACGAGAGATCTCTACAATTTGAAGAAGAGAAATGAGGAGGGCTTCGACTACAATCTATACATTGTGGCCTCGGAGCAGGAGCTGCATTTCAAACAGCTTTTCCAGGTTGCCGAAGACATGGGAATTGAGACAGAAGGATCCGAACATATTTCCTATGGTATGCTGCAGCTTCCTGAAGGCAGTATGTCAACGCGTAAAGGCCTGATAATTGAACAGTCAGAGATATTTGACAAGGCTGTTGAAATGGCAGAAGAAAAGGCAGAAGAAGAAATCAACCGTAACTTGGAGAACGCTGAGGCCATCGGAATCGGTGCTGTGAAGTACTCAAACCTTTCGGTCTCGCGCAAGAAGGACATGGAGTTTAACTGGGACACCGCTCTATCTTTCAAGGGAGATTCCGGGCCTTACCTACAGTACTCGAATGTCCGTGCCAAAAGTATTCTGCGTAAGGCCTCTTCCAGTGGCGAACTTGGAGATGACTTTGACGATGCAGAGTACCGTCTTTTGAAGAAGCTTTCCGAGTTCCCGGAGAAGGTTGAGGCCGCTGCAGAGCACCGTGAACCTGCAAAAATCGCGCATTATCTTTCGGAGCTGTGCGAGGAGTTCAACGGCTTCTACCACGAATGCCCGGTACTCGACTCTGGTAGAGAGTCTCATCGTTTGAAACTGGTCGAACTGTTTGTAGATGTTACTGACAAAGGCCTTGATCTACTTGGCATTCAGGCCCTAGAAGAGATGTGA
- a CDS encoding deoxyhypusine synthase: MTDGKDSSDTREHVIPGTKEGHKGERVEGYDFRGEFDLEDMIEKYATTGFQASHLKEAVDLVKEMRDEDAKIFLTFTSNIISSGLREIVAYLAREEHVDVMITSAGSHTEDVIKSAREFKMGEWEADEAQLREEGINRLGNIYVESDNYVWLESWLNDGFFQDFFSDKKIRTPSELAEALGVAVGKDEDLDESDSFIYHSAANDIPVYCPAMIDAEIGDFMFYYRQEEDPDVGIEILDDWDSLINEAIEAEKTGIIAVGDGVPKHQAIMSNLFRGGTDYAVYISTGMEGDGSLSGAPPKEAVSWGKIKEENRNYTQVEAEATLVFPLLVAEAFKKYDPEE, encoded by the coding sequence ATGACTGACGGAAAAGATAGTTCTGACACGCGCGAACACGTGATTCCTGGTACAAAAGAAGGCCATAAAGGCGAGAGAGTTGAAGGATATGATTTTAGAGGCGAATTTGATCTTGAAGATATGATTGAAAAATATGCTACTACAGGTTTCCAGGCCTCTCACCTGAAAGAGGCTGTTGACCTTGTGAAGGAGATGAGAGATGAGGATGCCAAAATCTTTCTGACCTTCACTTCCAATATCATCAGTTCAGGCCTTAGAGAGATAGTTGCTTACCTTGCCCGTGAAGAGCATGTCGATGTAATGATTACCTCCGCGGGCTCTCATACAGAAGATGTTATCAAGTCAGCCAGAGAGTTCAAGATGGGAGAATGGGAGGCTGATGAGGCCCAGCTCCGCGAGGAAGGAATCAATAGACTGGGCAACATCTATGTTGAGTCAGATAACTATGTCTGGCTTGAGTCATGGTTGAATGATGGTTTTTTCCAGGACTTTTTCTCAGATAAGAAGATTAGAACTCCTTCTGAGCTTGCCGAGGCCCTTGGAGTTGCTGTTGGCAAGGACGAGGATCTTGATGAGTCAGATTCTTTCATCTATCACTCCGCGGCTAACGATATTCCTGTCTACTGTCCTGCGATGATTGATGCCGAGATCGGAGACTTCATGTTTTACTACAGACAGGAAGAAGATCCTGATGTAGGAATCGAGATTCTGGATGACTGGGATTCTCTGATTAATGAAGCGATCGAGGCCGAGAAGACTGGCATCATTGCAGTAGGGGATGGAGTGCCAAAACACCAGGCCATCATGTCCAACCTCTTCAGAGGTGGAACCGACTATGCTGTCTACATCTCAACAGGGATGGAAGGCGATGGCTCGCTTTCGGGAGCGCCTCCGAAGGAAGCAGTTTCATGGGGGAAGATCAAAGAGGAGAACAGAAACTACACCCAGGTAGAAGCCGAGGCCACACTGGTATTCCCGCTACTGGTTGCGGAGGCCTTCAAGAAGTACGACCCTGAAGAGTAG
- a CDS encoding cupredoxin domain-containing protein, producing the protein MKYSITAILALTVIVSGCATFTQNDSSEPDDIDDMVPNSTNATVVEYSSSGFQPSTVTVEQGETVMWASTGPSMWIGSDQHPSHTEYSGTSLDEHCQNGESDTFDQCETSQTYSFTFNQTGEWSYHNHVRPGDTGTVIVE; encoded by the coding sequence ATGAAGTATTCGATTACAGCTATACTTGCCTTGACAGTAATTGTTTCAGGATGCGCTACATTCACCCAGAACGATTCCTCAGAACCAGATGATATTGACGACATGGTTCCTAACTCGACGAACGCTACAGTAGTTGAGTACAGTTCCTCCGGGTTCCAGCCTTCAACTGTAACTGTTGAGCAGGGAGAGACAGTTATGTGGGCCAGTACCGGTCCTTCAATGTGGATTGGTTCAGATCAGCACCCATCCCACACAGAGTACTCCGGCACCAGTCTAGATGAACACTGTCAGAACGGAGAATCAGACACATTCGACCAGTGTGAAACCAGTCAGACATACAGCTTCACATTCAATCAGACCGGAGAATGGAGCTACCACAACCACGTCAGGCCTGGCGATACAGGAACAGTAATTGTAGAATAA